The following proteins are encoded in a genomic region of Colletotrichum higginsianum IMI 349063 chromosome 9, whole genome shotgun sequence:
- a CDS encoding Eukaryotic translation initiation factor 3: MEQLYSLPKHQDWAEERAWWGPEPVTWGYNVDVFAELFLRPGMKREASLNVEFAHFLMLSGRHPAEHQSRMVEALDYWEREGQRCPGMVLRGALGESVYGDVARAGPDTTCFAGVQVWYMCPAVV; encoded by the coding sequence ATGGAGCAGCTCTACAGCTTACCCAAGCATCAAGACTGGGCTGAGGAGAGGGCATGGTGGGGCCCAGAACCAGTTACATGGGGATACAATGTGGACGTCTTCGCTGAACTTTTCCTCCGGCCCGGTATGAAGAGGGAAGCCAGCCTGAACGTCGAATTCGCCCACTTTCTCATGCTGTCTGGGAGACACCCTGCCGAGCACCAATCCCGGATGGTGGAGGCCTTGGACTACTGGGAGCGTGAAGGACAACGCTGCCCCGGAATGGTCTTGCGGGGGGCGCTCGGTGAATCGGTGTACGGGGACGTCGCGCGAGCAGGGCCGGACACAACATGTTTTGCGGGCGTTCAGGTATGGTATATGTGCCCTGCCGTGGTTTGA